The window TTCCCTTGTTGGTGTTCCCAAAACCTTTATAATCTCAACAAGTTGATCAACGCCACTCTCGCCAGGGAACAATGGCTGCCATGAACAAAAAGAACAGTTTAGGATTTGAAACAGAGcaaaacagagcaaaacagagcaaaaacagagcaaaaacaGAGTAAAACAGAGCAAAACAAATGACATTACCTGACCGAGAAGAAGCTCCGCCATAACACATCCTGCAGACCAGATATCAATGGCTGTAGTATACTCAGTAGCTCCAAAGATAAGCTCAGGTGCTCTATAATACCTAGAGCAAATATACGAAATGTTTGGCTCTCCTTTCACCTGTTTCaaagaatcaaaacaaaatgGTTTCTTGAGTTTTTCACTGCTTTCTTAGAGAAAGAGAGTTATCATCATTCATCAAACAAAAACTCACCAATACTTTAGCACTTCCAAAATCACACAGCTTCACTTGATGAGTGTGTGGGTTCACCAACAAGTTCTGAGGCTTTATGTCGCGATGACACACGCCAATACATCTGTGAATGTAACATAACGACCTGaaaatctgcaaaaaaaacATAGCAAAAGAGTTAATAAAAACATAGACAAATCCAAAAAAACTAGTATTGTCTTACCTGATAGGTGTAGAGTTTGACGTAGACAATAGGCATGCGTTGGTTGAGTTTGTTGTAGTGTTTGATAACGCGGTGAACTGTCTCCGGAACGTATTCGAGGACCAGGTTGAGGTAAAGCTCGTCTTTCTCGGTTGTTGAGAAGAAGCAGTGTTTTAGAGAGACAACGTTTGGATGGTCGAGGAGTCTCATTGTTTGTAGCTCACGGTTCTTGTACCTACGGTCTTGTAACACTTTCTTTATCGCTACGGTTTCTCCTGTCTCTAAACATTTAGCCTGAGAACAAAAAATGATTATGTTAGTGCAAAGAGACATagagttttattaaaaaatgttttataatttgataa is drawn from Brassica rapa cultivar Chiifu-401-42 chromosome A05, CAAS_Brap_v3.01, whole genome shotgun sequence and contains these coding sequences:
- the LOC103870788 gene encoding shaggy-related protein kinase gamma; this translates as MATMGVEPSAAVRDSTANAATDVDRLPEEMNHMKIQDDKEMEATIVNGNVTETGHIIVTTIGGRNGQPKQTISYMAERVVGHGSFGVVFQAKCLETGETVAIKKVLQDRRYKNRELQTMRLLDHPNVVSLKHCFFSTTEKDELYLNLVLEYVPETVHRVIKHYNKLNQRMPIVYVKLYTYQIFRSLCYIHRCIGVCHRDIKPQNLLVNPHTHQVKLCDFGSAKVLVKGEPNISYICSRYYRAPELIFGATEYTTAIDIWSAGCVMAELLLGQPLFPGESGVDQLVEIIKVLGTPTREEIKCMNPNYTEFKFPQIKAHPWHKIFHKRMPPEAVDLVSRLLQYSPSLRCGALDALVHPFFDELRDPNARLPNGRFFPPLFNFKPHELKGVPVEMAAKLVPEHARKQCPWLGL